One window of the Labilibaculum sp. genome contains the following:
- a CDS encoding T9SS type A sorting domain-containing protein — translation MIVQVRYIFTLLFIFLSISGQSQIKIGEWREHLPYQKAKRLLVGGENLYCLTESGLFSYSLNDNEIAAYSKTKGLSESEISAIGWEESSQSLLVAYASGNLDVITDEGIQNISDIKNFSLIENKSVNSITANGEFVYLGTDFGIVVINLDKMEVADTYFIGAGGEKLVVNDIKINSSAIWAATDQGIFKADLSYGNLADFNNWQQEQGISEYQRKCGHLQFIDGDVIVSRFVSETASELYRYRNGSWSNFSGSLDRIYSIRNINNSLWVIQAGKIRIFNSNGIENEVLEYSGITEMHDALVVDGRTFVADYQKSLQEIIGSSANQIKPDGPLSRNISNIFSATEQTWAVAGGVTASYDGSGEKAELFLFENQKWTNYSNENIPTFSNKSDLLRLTNNKRDRSLIYAASWGDGIFVFKDNEYQVNWNFENSPLGTKGISGMDSDSDGNLWILDANSSAPVKILSPAGEWTSLSYSTLANRVDMQKIVCLKNGDKWVLNAPGQSLFAFNENQSLSNQDDDAVASFLVRDENNSTISSKVYDLIEDEKGDVWLGTSSGVAVYSNPGNIFRTGNFYAYQPIITIDGSTQFLLGTESVNAIALNGADQKWLGTANSGVFLISENGDEQLVHFTNENSPLPSNTIQRISVNPGTGEVFFVTDKGMVSYKGAVTAGTESYNNLYVYPNPVRETYHGDVVVSGLIAESTVKITDISGNLVMEGKSGGGQFIWDGKNFNGSRVHTGVYLIFCSNSDGSKSKVIKLLFIH, via the coding sequence ATGATAGTACAGGTTCGATACATTTTCACCTTGTTATTTATATTTTTGAGCATAAGTGGTCAAAGCCAGATAAAGATAGGTGAATGGAGGGAACATTTGCCGTATCAAAAGGCAAAAAGACTGCTTGTTGGTGGTGAAAATTTGTATTGTTTAACGGAGTCCGGTTTGTTTTCATATTCTTTAAACGATAATGAAATAGCAGCTTACAGCAAAACGAAAGGTTTGTCGGAATCTGAAATTTCAGCCATTGGCTGGGAAGAGAGTTCTCAAAGTCTTTTGGTTGCTTATGCAAGTGGAAATTTGGATGTTATTACTGATGAAGGCATTCAGAATATTTCGGATATCAAAAATTTTTCCTTGATTGAGAACAAGTCTGTCAATTCAATTACGGCTAATGGTGAGTTTGTTTATTTGGGAACTGATTTTGGAATAGTGGTCATTAATTTGGATAAGATGGAAGTAGCTGATACCTATTTTATTGGTGCAGGAGGTGAAAAGTTAGTTGTTAATGATATCAAAATAAATTCATCTGCAATATGGGCAGCAACCGATCAGGGTATTTTTAAAGCAGATTTGTCTTATGGTAATTTGGCCGATTTTAACAACTGGCAGCAAGAGCAGGGTATATCTGAATACCAAAGAAAATGCGGGCATTTGCAATTTATTGATGGAGATGTTATTGTAAGTCGTTTTGTGTCCGAAACAGCAAGTGAGTTGTATCGGTACCGCAATGGCAGTTGGTCTAACTTTTCCGGAAGTCTTGATCGTATTTATTCCATTCGAAATATTAACAATAGCCTATGGGTAATTCAAGCCGGTAAAATCCGGATTTTTAATTCGAACGGGATTGAAAACGAAGTTTTGGAGTACTCGGGTATTACTGAAATGCACGATGCTTTGGTTGTTGATGGACGAACTTTTGTTGCTGATTATCAGAAATCATTACAGGAGATAATTGGGAGTAGTGCGAATCAAATTAAACCGGATGGCCCGCTGAGTCGCAATATATCCAATATTTTTTCGGCAACAGAACAAACGTGGGCAGTGGCCGGAGGTGTAACAGCTTCTTATGATGGTTCCGGAGAGAAAGCCGAATTGTTTTTGTTCGAAAATCAGAAATGGACTAATTATTCAAATGAAAATATCCCTACGTTCAGCAACAAGTCTGATTTATTGAGACTCACAAACAATAAAAGAGATCGATCGCTAATTTACGCAGCCAGCTGGGGTGACGGAATATTTGTATTTAAAGACAATGAATATCAAGTTAATTGGAATTTTGAAAATTCGCCTCTTGGCACGAAAGGGATTAGTGGGATGGATTCAGATTCGGATGGCAATCTTTGGATTTTAGATGCCAATTCATCTGCGCCGGTAAAAATTCTTTCACCTGCCGGAGAATGGACTTCATTAAGTTATTCAACCTTAGCCAATCGGGTAGATATGCAAAAAATTGTCTGCCTTAAAAATGGAGACAAATGGGTTTTAAATGCTCCCGGGCAATCTCTTTTTGCTTTTAATGAAAATCAGAGCCTTTCCAATCAAGATGATGATGCGGTGGCTTCTTTTTTAGTTCGTGATGAGAACAATTCAACAATTAGTTCGAAGGTTTATGATTTAATTGAAGATGAGAAAGGGGATGTTTGGTTGGGAACTTCAAGCGGAGTGGCTGTTTATTCGAATCCGGGTAATATCTTCAGAACCGGCAACTTTTATGCCTATCAGCCTATTATTACCATTGATGGATCTACTCAGTTTTTATTAGGAACGGAAAGTGTGAATGCAATTGCTTTGAACGGAGCCGATCAAAAATGGCTGGGAACAGCGAATTCCGGCGTTTTCCTGATTTCAGAGAACGGAGATGAACAATTGGTACATTTTACAAATGAAAACAGCCCTTTGCCTTCGAATACAATTCAGAGAATATCGGTAAACCCAGGAACAGGAGAAGTCTTTTTTGTGACTGATAAGGGAATGGTTTCTTATAAAGGTGCGGTGACTGCAGGAACAGAATCGTACAACAATCTCTATGTTTATCCGAATCCTGTTCGGGAAACCTATCACGGAGATGTTGTGGTAAGCGGTTTAATTGCAGAATCGACGGTAAAAATTACCGATATTAGCGGTAATTTGGTGATGGAAGGAAAATCGGGCGGAGGACAGTTCATTTGGGATGGGAAAAACTTCAATGGATCGCGCGTTCATACAGGCGTATATCTTATTTTCTGTTCCAATTCCGATGGATCTAAATCGAAGGTGATTAAATTACTATTCATTCATTAA
- a CDS encoding non-canonical purine NTP diphosphatase → MKLVFATNNLNKLKELQNLLGEEIELLSLADINCDDEIPEDYETLEENASQKARYIFDKFKMNCFADDTGLEIESLNNEPGVYSARYAGEEKDAKANMRKVLENLKGIENRKSRFRTVISLLIDGKEIQFEGVVEGNILEKERGIDGFGYDPIFEPSGYGISFAEMDMTEKNKISHRGLAVRKLVDYLLSIKE, encoded by the coding sequence ATGAAGCTTGTTTTTGCAACCAACAACCTAAATAAACTGAAGGAATTACAAAACCTTTTAGGAGAAGAGATTGAACTTTTAAGTCTGGCAGATATTAATTGTGATGATGAGATTCCGGAAGATTATGAAACTCTGGAAGAAAATGCAAGTCAAAAAGCCCGTTATATCTTCGATAAATTCAAGATGAATTGCTTTGCCGATGATACGGGATTGGAAATAGAATCATTAAATAATGAACCAGGTGTTTATTCTGCACGATACGCTGGTGAAGAAAAGGATGCTAAAGCCAACATGAGAAAGGTTCTTGAGAATCTTAAAGGAATCGAAAATCGAAAATCAAGATTTAGAACTGTAATTTCTTTGCTAATTGATGGTAAGGAGATTCAGTTTGAAGGTGTAGTTGAAGGAAATATTCTTGAAAAAGAGCGAGGAATCGACGGTTTTGGTTACGATCCTATTTTTGAGCCAAGCGGATATGGCATTTCGTTTGCAGAAATGGACATGACAGAGAAAAATAAGATCAGTCACAGAGGTTTGGCCGTTCGAAAATTAGTCGATTATTTGCTAAGTATTAAGGAGTAG
- the recO gene encoding DNA repair protein RecO, giving the protein MIHKTKGIVLNQIKYGETSLIVQVYTEKFGRQSYMVKGGRSKKSSMKSNLFRPFFLLEMEVYHREGKNIQSLKEVRLCENLNNLVFDVYKSTMVLFLTEVCSKVLREEERNQELFGFLYNSIRYLDLTEEPIGRFHLYFLSKLTRFLGFYPQLNWSDQKAFFDMDNGFFVEEDRIHAHCLEKCLSRKLYSLFSTSIDLFKNLKMSKEDGNVLLRAILNFYALQIDGFSNLKSLSVLHELFQEEE; this is encoded by the coding sequence ATGATTCATAAGACCAAAGGAATTGTTCTGAATCAGATTAAGTATGGCGAAACCAGCTTGATTGTTCAGGTGTATACCGAAAAGTTTGGTCGTCAGTCATACATGGTGAAAGGTGGAAGATCCAAAAAATCAAGTATGAAAAGTAACCTGTTTCGTCCGTTTTTTCTTTTGGAAATGGAAGTTTATCATCGGGAAGGAAAGAATATTCAGTCGTTAAAAGAGGTTCGGCTTTGTGAGAATCTAAACAATTTAGTTTTTGATGTGTACAAAAGCACAATGGTTCTGTTTCTTACAGAAGTATGCTCAAAAGTACTGAGGGAAGAAGAACGGAATCAGGAACTGTTTGGTTTCCTGTACAATAGCATACGTTATCTTGATCTTACCGAAGAACCTATTGGACGATTTCATTTGTATTTCTTGAGCAAGCTGACCCGTTTCCTGGGTTTTTACCCTCAGCTCAATTGGTCCGATCAAAAAGCATTTTTTGATATGGATAACGGCTTTTTTGTGGAGGAAGACAGGATACATGCACATTGTCTTGAAAAATGCTTAAGTCGAAAGCTTTATTCTTTATTCTCTACTTCAATTGATCTTTTTAAAAATTTAAAAATGAGCAAAGAAGATGGGAATGTGCTTTTGCGCGCAATTTTGAACTTTTACGCTCTTCAAATCGATGGTTTTAGCAATTTAAAATCCTTATCGGTGCTTCATGAGCTGTTTCAGGAAGAGGAATAA
- a CDS encoding helix-turn-helix domain-containing protein: MKAKIESPYMNTAETLDYLRICRKTLYNWIGQGIVTVYKIGNANRFKRSELDDALRPVKPIV, translated from the coding sequence ATGAAAGCAAAAATTGAAAGTCCGTATATGAACACTGCCGAAACACTTGACTATTTGAGAATATGTCGAAAAACTCTTTACAATTGGATTGGACAGGGTATTGTAACGGTTTATAAAATTGGTAATGCAAACCGCTTTAAACGTTCAGAGCTAGATGACGCTTTACGTCCAGTAAAACCAATTGTATAA
- a CDS encoding site-specific integrase, translating into MNLNFQVRNNTIVARIKHFNVEIQTSTGIKLKKEYWNINAQQIKNIASIVNRVDINRYLLESKERFQRFYLENQPRTKDEVRELIKRALSNEKETRIDLLSFAKSFSDQQSKKINPKTGKPLAKSTISKFRLLHEHLSEFKNYCGKPLDFDNIDLDFYYNFLAFLKEKYQYSPNTLGKYIQALKTLMNEATAQGITDSKGFKSNHFKRISVDAENIYLTDLEVRAILAVDLSDKPHLERSRDIFIIGCYTGLRYQDIISLSRGSVSGNYINTVQAKTGDRVTIPILPQVLRILEKYDYQFKSNAKINAQLKEVCKIAKINQVVRQKSYVKGVLVDQAFKKYELVSSHAGRRSFATNSYQKGIPTATIMKITGHRTEKSFYKYIKLDNKEHADILLKAWQSECVFSVSK; encoded by the coding sequence ATGAATTTAAATTTTCAAGTACGTAACAATACTATCGTAGCACGAATTAAGCATTTTAATGTTGAAATTCAGACTAGTACAGGAATAAAGCTAAAAAAGGAGTATTGGAATATTAATGCTCAACAAATCAAAAACATTGCCAGTATTGTCAATAGGGTTGATATTAATCGCTATTTATTGGAAAGTAAAGAACGTTTTCAAAGGTTTTATTTGGAAAATCAGCCCCGAACAAAGGATGAAGTAAGAGAGCTTATCAAAAGAGCTTTATCCAATGAAAAAGAAACCAGAATCGATTTATTAAGTTTTGCTAAGTCGTTTTCTGATCAGCAAAGTAAAAAGATTAATCCCAAAACAGGTAAACCTCTTGCCAAATCGACAATCAGTAAATTTAGGTTGTTGCATGAACACTTAAGCGAGTTCAAAAATTACTGCGGTAAACCTCTGGATTTTGATAATATAGATCTTGATTTTTATTATAATTTTCTCGCCTTTCTGAAAGAAAAATATCAGTATAGTCCCAATACATTAGGCAAATACATACAGGCTTTAAAAACTCTGATGAATGAAGCTACTGCACAAGGTATAACTGATAGTAAAGGTTTTAAAAGCAATCATTTTAAAAGAATTTCGGTTGATGCAGAAAATATTTATTTAACGGATTTGGAAGTTAGGGCTATTCTAGCTGTAGATTTATCCGATAAACCGCATTTAGAGCGCTCAAGAGACATTTTTATCATCGGTTGTTATACTGGTTTGCGATATCAGGATATAATAAGCTTAAGCCGTGGTAGTGTGTCAGGGAATTATATAAATACGGTTCAGGCAAAAACAGGTGATCGGGTAACAATTCCAATATTGCCTCAAGTTTTAAGAATATTGGAAAAATACGATTATCAGTTTAAGTCCAATGCTAAGATCAATGCACAATTAAAAGAGGTTTGCAAGATTGCAAAAATAAACCAAGTCGTTAGGCAAAAATCCTATGTCAAAGGTGTATTGGTTGATCAAGCATTTAAAAAATATGAGTTAGTCAGTTCTCATGCTGGTCGACGTTCTTTTGCTACAAATAGCTATCAAAAAGGAATCCCAACGGCTACCATAATGAAGATAACAGGACACCGCACCGAGAAAAGCTTTTATAAATATATCAAGTTGGATAATAAAGAGCATGCTGATATTTTGCTTAAGGCATGGCAATCTGAATGTGTTTTTAGTGTTTCAAAATAG
- a CDS encoding helix-turn-helix transcriptional regulator, with protein sequence MESSIIERVKEIRNKNKVSQIEFANSLGVSASYIAGLEMGRNSLNQKFIFAVKEKYNISADWLLFGEHSTDNTLNIDILKLVIALDNSNRFIVHSMQKFIEQTQNGTNAELKQDLLENDTLGYYNQLKNLEAEKKALYTSILEEAVMGDKSHFEITQKIQYYTDLNMKLNGLISETLVKMDSFEFIDNTSILKHLKSFK encoded by the coding sequence ATGGAATCATCTATTATTGAAAGGGTTAAAGAGATAAGAAATAAGAATAAAGTTTCTCAAATTGAATTTGCCAACTCATTAGGCGTATCTGCTTCATATATTGCTGGGCTTGAAATGGGGAGGAATAGTTTAAATCAGAAATTTATATTTGCTGTTAAAGAGAAATATAATATTTCGGCTGATTGGCTACTATTTGGAGAACACTCAACAGACAACACCTTAAACATTGACATCTTAAAGCTCGTTATTGCTCTAGATAACTCTAATAGATTCATTGTTCATTCCATGCAAAAATTCATTGAGCAAACACAAAATGGCACAAACGCTGAACTAAAGCAAGATCTTCTAGAAAATGATACTCTCGGATATTACAATCAATTAAAAAACTTAGAAGCAGAAAAGAAAGCGTTATACACTTCAATACTAGAAGAAGCTGTTATGGGTGACAAGTCACATTTTGAAATCACACAAAAAATCCAATATTACACTGATCTCAACATGAAGCTTAATGGTCTAATCAGCGAAACACTAGTTAAAATGGATTCTTTTGAATTTATTGATAATACTTCTATTTTAAAACACCTTAAAAGTTTCAAATAG
- a CDS encoding universal stress protein, with protein sequence MENTKRSILVAWDFSAVAEYALEHALIFAENVDATVTLLHIVKKDSQLDEANSKMAEAVAKIEKERGVRPEVLVREGSIFTSINDIAKEMNSMLVLMGTHGIKGMQKLTGSWALKVIVGSRVPFVVVQAPPVQKKYSSVVLPVDFKKENKEKLSWAEFLGKFFKAKMRIITPKIPEGQMLQRTKANLVFAKKYLENRGIDYEIDTADGGNDFAMETVDFAKKIDADIILIMTTKNISFQDYMLGAHEQFVIANSAHIPVMCVNPRTDLAKYGSFY encoded by the coding sequence ATGGAAAACACTAAGAGATCAATACTTGTGGCGTGGGATTTTTCGGCTGTCGCAGAGTATGCATTGGAACACGCTTTGATATTTGCTGAAAATGTTGATGCAACGGTTACTTTACTTCACATTGTTAAAAAGGACTCACAGCTTGATGAAGCCAATTCAAAAATGGCCGAAGCAGTTGCGAAAATCGAAAAAGAGAGAGGAGTTCGTCCTGAGGTACTTGTTCGTGAGGGTAGTATTTTTACATCTATTAATGATATTGCTAAAGAAATGAATTCCATGTTGGTGCTTATGGGTACCCATGGTATTAAAGGCATGCAAAAGCTTACCGGTAGTTGGGCTTTGAAGGTTATTGTCGGGTCACGCGTTCCGTTTGTTGTGGTTCAGGCTCCTCCTGTTCAAAAGAAATATTCATCCGTTGTATTGCCTGTTGACTTTAAAAAGGAAAATAAGGAGAAATTGAGCTGGGCTGAATTTTTGGGTAAATTCTTTAAAGCTAAGATGCGGATTATTACACCTAAAATTCCTGAAGGTCAGATGCTTCAGAGGACAAAAGCAAATCTTGTTTTTGCTAAAAAGTATTTGGAAAACAGAGGAATTGATTATGAAATTGATACAGCTGACGGTGGCAATGATTTTGCGATGGAAACTGTGGATTTTGCGAAGAAAATCGATGCAGATATTATTTTAATCATGACTACCAAGAACATATCGTTTCAGGATTATATGTTGGGAGCACATGAGCAGTTTGTAATTGCTAATTCGGCACATATTCCTGTTATGTGTGTCAATCCGAGAACTGATCTGGCTAAATATGGCAGTTTTTATTAA